A genome region from Bufo gargarizans isolate SCDJY-AF-19 chromosome 2, ASM1485885v1, whole genome shotgun sequence includes the following:
- the LOC122925570 gene encoding beta-1,3-galactosyltransferase 2-like, which yields MREAANEWYLSLIPSYDHPRTITPLYPYLLEEDSKCTGGAPFMLLLIPSAPQDLHIRNVLRNTWANESLVNDVHIIRLFLLGRSNSNIEKVIQESDLFHDIIMQDFMDSYYNLTIKTLMGMEWVSRLCPNVKYVMKIDSDMFFNPWFLVEEILQPQNPAPKNFFTGLTVHNALPHRDKGSKWYMSIKAYSKKFYPLYCSGTGYIFSGDLAKKIYLAAAGLQIFPFEDVFVGMCLQKLGVKIFEPSEKWFIGEKVPYDRCKFTKLVTVHHFTPNELSKIWPDFLEAMETCNKN from the exons ATGAGAGAAGCTGCAAATGAG TGGTAcctttcgctcatccctagttacgaccaccct AGGACTATAACCCCCTTGTATCCGTACCTCCTAGAAGAAGATAGTAAATGTACAGGTGGTGCACCATTTATGCTGCTGCTCATCCCTTCAGCTCCTCAAGACTTACACATCAGAAATGTCTTGAGGAACACTTGGGCCAATGAGTCTTTGGTCAATGATGTCCATATTATTAGACTTTTCCTCTTGGGAAGGTCAAATAGTAATATAGAGAAGGTTATACAAGAAAGTGACCTGTTCCATGACATCATAATGCAAGATTTCATGGACTCTTACTATAACCTGACAATCAAGACTTTGATGGGGATGGAGTGGGTGAGTCGTTTGTGTCCAAATGTTAAGTACGTCATGAAAATCGACTCGGATATGTTCTTCAACCCTTGGTTTTTAGTAGAGGAAATCTTACAGCCTCAAAATCCAGCCCCAAAAAACTTTTTTACAGGGCTGACTGTGCACAACGCTTTACCACACAGAGACAAGGGAAGTAAATGGTACATGTCTATCAAAGCCTATTCTAAAAAGTTCTATCCACTCTACTGCTCCGGGACAGGTTACATTTTCTCTGGAGACTTGGCAAAAAAGATCTACCTGGCAGCAGCAGGTTTGCAGATATTCCCTTTTGAAGACGTTTTTGTAGGAATGTGCCTACAAAAGTTAGGAGTCAAAATCTTCGAACCTTCAGAAAAATGGTTTATTGGGGAAAAGGTTCCTTATGACAGGTGTAAGTTTACGAAGCTTGTCACTGTCCACCACTTTACCCCAAATGAACTGTCGAAGATATGGCCAGATTTTCTGGAGGCTATGGAAACCTGTAATAAGAACTAA